CCGGCATTCCCGACGTCCACGGCCCCGGCACAGCCTGCGCCCTGCAAACTGGGCATCTGCGAACACAAGATTTTCGGGAAAGGGAAAATCATCGCCCACATCCCGCCCAACAAGTACAAAGTGAACTTCCCGGGTTTCGGCCTCAAGGTCATTATCGGGGATTATCTCAAGATGCTGTAACCAACTGAAATCGAGAGCAAACCATGAAACTTGACTCTGAAGAGAAATTCCTCGCCTGCATTGATCGGCATTTTCCCCGCCGCCATCCGCATCTGGTACTCGGCAGGGGTGACGACTGCGGCGTGCTGCCCGCGAGCACGGAACTGTGCGTGTCCTCGGATCTGTTTCTGGAAGACCAGCATTTCCGCACCCGCTACTTTTCCCCGGAGGACATCGGATACAAGGCCCTTGCCGTCAGCATCAGCGATATCGCGGCCATGGGAGCCAAACCTCTGGCCTTTGGCATGGACCTCATGATCCCGGCAGACGTGCCCGGCGAATTCTGGGAAAAATTCTTCTCCGGCATGAGCCAGATAGCCCGGCAGAACGACCTTGCGCTTGTGGGCGGCGATCTCAGCCGCGCGGAAAAGATCGGCGTGAGCATCACCATCTACGGCCAGCCCGGCAGCGGCGGACGTTTCGTGCAACGCGAAAACTGCAAGCCCGGAGACATCCTGTTCCTGTCCGGCGACATGGGCCTTGCCCGGGCCGGCCTCATGGCGCTGGAAGCCTCGGGCCCGGAAGCGGCAAAGGCCCTTCCTTCGGCCACGGCCGCGCATCTCCGGCCAAAACCCAAGGTCCTCATCGGGACTCTGCTCAATGCGGCTGGCGTCAAATCCATGATGGACGTATCCGACGGACTGGCTCGCGATCTGCCCCGGCTTGTCGGCCCGGAACTGGGAGCCAGTCTGGACATCCGCGAAGACATGCTGCACCCTGAAGTCATTGAATTCGCCAACGCCATCAATGCCGACCCCGTCAATCTGGCAATCCAGGGCGGCGAGGATTACGCCCTTGTCGGCGCAGCGGATTTTCTGGACCTCAAGAGCAAGATCGAATCCGTTCCCGGCATCCGGGTCATCGGCAAAGTCACGGACATGCCGGGCCTGATCGTGAACGGACAGCCCTTCGAGGCCCCGGGCTTCGACCATTTCGAAAACTAGGAGCGCACATGGACCTGACTCTCACCCCCATCGGCCACATCCGGTCCTCGATCAAGACTCTGGATTCCGCCCCGAAAATGGAAGACGAACCCGGCGCGGTACGCGCCATCGTCGAGATCACCCCGGAATTCGCCTCCAGCCTGAACGGCCTGAAGCCGGGCATGGCTCTGGAACTGTTCACATGGTTCCACCTGTCCGATCGCTCCGTGACGCACGTTCATCCCAGAGGCGACAAATCCCGGCCCAAACGCGGAGTCTTTTCCACGCGTTCGCCCCAGCGCCCCAATCCCATCGGTCTGCATCGCGTCACTCTGGTGTCCATTGAAGGTGCCAGACTGGAAGTGGAACCGCTCGAGGCACTGGACAATACCCCGGTGATCGACATCAAGCCCGTACCTCAAACCGACCCGGACCAACGCTGATGGGAGTGGTCGACATCATCGAACACCGCGGCCCGGACCATGCAGAACTCGGAGTGACAACCACGGACCGGGCCAGATTGCGGGTGGAGATTCGCGGACAGGGACGTCCCCTCGTGCTGCTGCACGGCTGGACCATGAGCTCCCGGTTCTGGGAACGGCAGATGCAGGGACTGGAAAAGGATTTCTGTCTCGTGGCCGTGAACTTCCGCAGCCACGGGAATTCCACGAACACGGACAACGGGCACACCATGCCCCGCTACGCCAAGGACGTTCGGGACATCATCGACACTCTGGACCTGAACGGATGCCTGCTCATGGGCTGGTCCATGGGCGGAGCCGCCGTGCTGGAATACTGGAACCAATTCGGCGGACACAGGCTGGACGGCATCGGCCTGGTGGAATCCGCGCCAGCGCCCATGTGTTCGGAACCATGGAACACCCACCGCTACCGCGACCACAACGCCGAGGCAATGGAAGCGGATCTGGACGCCATGGAACGCAGCCGGGACACTTACGGCAGGTTGTTCGTGAGCAACATGTTCCTTTCCGGGGTCGCCCCCCAGCAGGACATGGAATGGATGCTCCGGGAGCACCTCAAGATTCCCGCCAGCTCGGCCGCGGCAATCTATGCGGACTATGCGCGCCGGGACTATCTGGACGTGCTGCCCAAGGTTTCCGTGCCCGCGCTCGTGGCCTACGGCAGGTCAGAGCACCTCTGCTACGGCCCGGGAGCCGGACAATTCGTGGCGGATTCCCTGCCGAATTCGACCCTGGCCCTGTTCGACCACAGCGGGCACATTCCCTTTTACGAGGACGCCGAGGACTTCAACCGGACAGTACGCGAATTCGCTGCCACGCTCGACTGAGCCTCCACATTCCGAACCGGAAGACAAAACGCCCGGGCTTGCGCAAGGCCGGGCGTTTTGTCTTCACTATATGTCAACGCGGGACTGTGGCTAGAACTGGGGAACCGCCTTTCTGAACATACCGGCAATGCGCCGGGCGCGGCTCTCCGACGGAGATTGAACGTGGTTCGCCCCTCCCGCGGTTTCAAAGGTGTAGAAAATTTCGGCATCGACTTCCCGGGCAACGCGAAGCACATGCTTCATGTCCTTGCGCTTGCAGACCACGAACTGCACCGTGACCGGTCCTTCCGAGCCTTCCCCGGCGACCGTGGTAATGCCGTACCCGGCCTGCCGCACGGCCTCGGCAATGCGTGGCCCATGCCATGCGCTGATGATGCGAACCACCACATTGCCCAGAGCGAGCTTGCGTTCGGCCAGAATGCCCACCACGTTGCCGCAGGCGAACCCCACGGCGTAGCACACGCCGAGAAACGGCTCTTCCCCCACCTTGAGCATGACTGCGGACGTACCGAAAATCCACAGGGACATCTCCAGACAGCCCAGCAGAAAGGCCGCCTTGGTTTCCCCAAGCACGGTCACCATGGTCCGGATGGTCCCAAGTGTCAGAACCGCAACCTCAGCCAGAAATATAACCATCCCTAATATAAGGACATTCGATTCCACTTGCACACCTCGTTATCTCAAAAACGAGGCACCTTTTAAGAGCACTTTTCCATCGGGTCAAGCAACAAAACGGCCCTTTCTGCAATAAATTCACAACCAGTTGAAACAATGGGAAAAAGAATTCG
Above is a window of Pseudodesulfovibrio tunisiensis DNA encoding:
- the tsaA gene encoding tRNA (N6-threonylcarbamoyladenosine(37)-N6)-methyltransferase TrmO, which translates into the protein MDLTLTPIGHIRSSIKTLDSAPKMEDEPGAVRAIVEITPEFASSLNGLKPGMALELFTWFHLSDRSVTHVHPRGDKSRPKRGVFSTRSPQRPNPIGLHRVTLVSIEGARLEVEPLEALDNTPVIDIKPVPQTDPDQR
- the thiL gene encoding thiamine-phosphate kinase, with translation MKLDSEEKFLACIDRHFPRRHPHLVLGRGDDCGVLPASTELCVSSDLFLEDQHFRTRYFSPEDIGYKALAVSISDIAAMGAKPLAFGMDLMIPADVPGEFWEKFFSGMSQIARQNDLALVGGDLSRAEKIGVSITIYGQPGSGGRFVQRENCKPGDILFLSGDMGLARAGLMALEASGPEAAKALPSATAAHLRPKPKVLIGTLLNAAGVKSMMDVSDGLARDLPRLVGPELGASLDIREDMLHPEVIEFANAINADPVNLAIQGGEDYALVGAADFLDLKSKIESVPGIRVIGKVTDMPGLIVNGQPFEAPGFDHFEN
- a CDS encoding DUF2179 domain-containing protein is translated as MVTVLGETKAAFLLGCLEMSLWIFGTSAVMLKVGEEPFLGVCYAVGFACGNVVGILAERKLALGNVVVRIISAWHGPRIAEAVRQAGYGITTVAGEGSEGPVTVQFVVCKRKDMKHVLRVAREVDAEIFYTFETAGGANHVQSPSESRARRIAGMFRKAVPQF
- a CDS encoding alpha/beta fold hydrolase; this encodes MGVVDIIEHRGPDHAELGVTTTDRARLRVEIRGQGRPLVLLHGWTMSSRFWERQMQGLEKDFCLVAVNFRSHGNSTNTDNGHTMPRYAKDVRDIIDTLDLNGCLLMGWSMGGAAVLEYWNQFGGHRLDGIGLVESAPAPMCSEPWNTHRYRDHNAEAMEADLDAMERSRDTYGRLFVSNMFLSGVAPQQDMEWMLREHLKIPASSAAAIYADYARRDYLDVLPKVSVPALVAYGRSEHLCYGPGAGQFVADSLPNSTLALFDHSGHIPFYEDAEDFNRTVREFAATLD